AATGAGAGAAACAATCACAATTAGTATGCCAGAAGAAATCAAAAAACAGCTTGATAAAATAACATCTCAAGAAGGAACAACGCGTAGTAACATTATCAGGGAGTCATTGCGAGATTATTTATTTATTCGC
The bacterium DNA segment above includes these coding regions:
- a CDS encoding ribbon-helix-helix domain-containing protein; its protein translation is MRETITISMPEEIKKQLDKITSQEGTTRSNIIRESLRDYLFIRQFRSIRRRMAAKSPRVYTDQDIFDCVS